A genomic segment from Tachypleus tridentatus isolate NWPU-2018 unplaced genomic scaffold, ASM421037v1 Hic_cluster_2, whole genome shotgun sequence encodes:
- the LOC143242614 gene encoding uncharacterized protein LOC143242614 isoform X3, whose product MFIYGKLNFQLSDCIHPVGNIGREQGSFWWPLLGAYLTYPLYFWDLNSVFSVFF is encoded by the exons ATGTTCATTTATGGGAAGTTGAACTTTCAACTCTCAGATT GTATTCATCCTGTTGGAAACATTGGACGAGAACAAGGCTCCTTCTGGTGGCCACTGTTAGGTGCCTACTTGACATACCCATTATACTTTTGGGACCTAAACTCTGTCTTCTCAGTGTTTTTTTAA